In Microbacterium foliorum, the following proteins share a genomic window:
- a CDS encoding histone-like nucleoid-structuring protein Lsr2: MARRIVHQLVDDIDGSVLDVGEGETVHFSLNGTSYEIDLNTAHAEELRAAFEPYISAGRRAGSAVSARSAAPRKRAGRNPEVAAIRAWANDNGYTLSERGRIPAPVVEAYNAAH, translated from the coding sequence ATGGCAAGAAGAATTGTGCACCAGTTGGTCGATGACATCGACGGAAGCGTCCTGGACGTGGGCGAAGGCGAGACAGTACATTTCTCGCTCAATGGAACCTCTTACGAGATCGATCTGAATACCGCGCACGCAGAGGAATTGCGAGCGGCATTCGAGCCGTACATCTCGGCGGGGCGTCGGGCAGGCTCGGCCGTGTCAGCGCGATCGGCCGCACCTCGCAAGCGCGCCGGTCGCAACCCCGAGGTCGCCGCGATCAGGGCGTGGGCGAACGACAACGGCTACACGCTCTCGGAGCGGGGCCGCATCCCCGCTCCGGTCGTCGAGGCGTACAACGCCGCGCACTGA
- a CDS encoding MarR family winged helix-turn-helix transcriptional regulator, translating into MRDGPDATPRGSGASGVLSRQEAISPDGLAHAAIYDVESADPRSTLIDRSGVAPEDLRQIALVMGALGELRDAEQKLSLASRRYMRLNETDMRALHYLIVCENRGATATPGGIATHLGISTASTTKLLDRLEKGGHIRRAPHPTDRRALAITITPETRQAAMETVGRQQAKRFYSAARLTADERDVVIRFLSDMAKEITLRDEPWAQPGVATSE; encoded by the coding sequence ATGCGCGACGGACCCGACGCCACCCCCCGCGGAAGCGGCGCGTCGGGTGTGCTCTCGAGACAGGAGGCGATCTCGCCCGATGGTCTCGCGCACGCCGCGATCTACGACGTCGAGTCGGCGGATCCGCGGAGCACTCTGATCGACCGGTCAGGGGTCGCTCCCGAGGACCTGCGACAGATCGCGCTGGTCATGGGAGCCCTCGGCGAGCTCAGGGATGCCGAGCAGAAGCTGTCGCTCGCCTCTCGGCGCTACATGCGCCTGAACGAGACGGACATGCGCGCGCTGCACTATCTGATCGTCTGCGAGAACCGCGGTGCGACGGCCACTCCCGGGGGGATAGCGACCCACCTCGGGATATCGACGGCGTCGACGACGAAACTGCTCGACCGCCTCGAGAAGGGTGGCCACATCCGGCGTGCACCGCATCCGACCGACCGGCGTGCTCTCGCGATCACCATCACCCCGGAGACGCGGCAGGCTGCGATGGAGACGGTGGGTCGTCAGCAGGCCAAGCGCTTCTACTCCGCGGCGCGGCTGACGGCGGATGAGCGTGACGTGGTCATCCGATTCCTCTCGGACATGGCCAAGGAGATCACGCTCCGGGATGAGCCGTGGGCCCAGCCCGGAGTCGCGACCTCGGAGTGA
- the idi gene encoding isopentenyl-diphosphate Delta-isomerase: MDEVTLLSADGVAIGTRPKDTVHTTDTPLHLAFSCHVFDRDGRLLVTRRALAKRTWPGVWTNSFCGHPRPGEDITDAVHRRAKDELGLRLTDVSVVLPDYRYRAVDASGIVENEICPVHVAIADGPLSPDPDEVAEWEWVDPAEFADSVIGAPFAFSPWLVEQLPQLRDLGVV; this comes from the coding sequence TTGGATGAGGTCACCCTCCTTTCTGCAGACGGAGTCGCGATCGGCACACGCCCCAAAGACACCGTCCACACGACCGATACCCCTCTTCACCTGGCCTTCTCCTGCCACGTCTTCGACCGTGACGGGAGACTGCTGGTGACGCGACGAGCACTCGCGAAGCGCACGTGGCCCGGTGTCTGGACCAACAGCTTCTGCGGTCACCCGCGCCCCGGCGAGGACATCACGGACGCGGTGCATCGCCGTGCCAAGGACGAACTCGGACTCCGCCTCACCGACGTGTCCGTGGTGCTGCCCGACTACCGCTACCGGGCCGTCGACGCCAGCGGGATCGTCGAGAACGAGATCTGTCCCGTCCATGTCGCCATCGCAGACGGCCCCCTCTCCCCCGACCCTGACGAGGTCGCCGAGTGGGAATGGGTGGACCCGGCGGAGTTCGCCGACTCCGTCATCGGCGCCCCCTTCGCCTTCAGCCCCTGGCTCGTCGAGCAGCTCCCCCAGCTCCGCGACCTCGGGGTGGTGTGA
- a CDS encoding polyprenyl synthetase family protein: MSVTVTQAAPREDMNTRVESVLRQRFDLHCENAEAYGSEFAALWRATADHALGGKLVRPRLLLDIHRALVPDADESATTAAVDIATHIELLHYAFLLHDDVIDGDLTRRKRPNLIGQLAAGAPGTSEEGSLHWARSSAILMGDLMLSAAIMGFARAEVSAPARRRLLDLVEQTILETVAGEHTDVALSHGIIASDVDTVLTMSVYKTATYSFSLPLRAAALLAESSASAEATLQSVGRHLGLAYQLQDDLLCVFGDHRTHGKDAFSDLREGKETALIAFARSTSTWERIAPRFGSADLSLQDATAMRDLLRECGAERFVVGLIGDQLDAVYALLSEAELAGEISSDAARSILVSASRLEGRQA; the protein is encoded by the coding sequence ATGAGCGTGACCGTGACGCAGGCCGCGCCGCGAGAAGACATGAACACCCGTGTCGAATCGGTGCTGCGTCAGCGCTTCGACCTTCACTGCGAGAACGCCGAGGCGTACGGAAGCGAATTCGCGGCACTCTGGCGTGCGACAGCAGACCATGCCCTCGGCGGCAAGCTCGTGCGCCCCAGGCTGCTGCTCGACATCCACCGCGCACTGGTCCCGGATGCCGACGAGAGCGCGACCACGGCCGCCGTCGACATCGCTACGCACATCGAGCTGCTGCACTACGCCTTCCTGCTCCACGACGACGTCATCGACGGAGACCTCACCCGCCGCAAGCGACCGAACCTGATCGGACAGCTCGCGGCCGGCGCGCCGGGCACCTCCGAGGAGGGCTCGCTGCACTGGGCCAGATCCAGCGCGATCCTGATGGGCGACCTGATGCTCTCGGCAGCGATCATGGGCTTCGCCCGGGCAGAGGTCTCGGCGCCCGCGCGACGACGCCTGCTCGATCTTGTCGAGCAGACCATCCTCGAGACCGTCGCCGGCGAGCACACCGATGTCGCGCTGAGCCATGGGATCATCGCCTCGGACGTCGACACCGTTCTCACCATGAGCGTCTACAAGACGGCGACCTACTCGTTCTCCCTGCCGCTGCGAGCGGCGGCGCTCCTCGCCGAATCCTCGGCTTCTGCCGAAGCGACGCTGCAGTCCGTCGGCCGCCATCTGGGCCTCGCATACCAGCTGCAGGACGATCTGCTCTGCGTCTTCGGCGACCACCGCACGCACGGCAAGGACGCGTTCTCCGATCTGCGGGAGGGCAAGGAGACAGCTCTCATCGCCTTCGCCCGTTCGACGAGCACCTGGGAGCGCATCGCGCCCCGATTCGGTTCCGCAGACCTGAGTCTGCAGGACGCCACCGCGATGCGCGATCTGCTGCGCGAATGCGGAGCCGAGCGATTCGTCGTCGGGCTCATCGGCGATCAGCTCGACGCGGTCTACGCGCTGCTGTCCGAGGCGGAGCTCGCCGGCGAGATCAGCTCGGACGCCGCGCGGTCGATCCTGGTCTCCGCGTCCCGCCTCGAAGGACGCCAGGCATGA